From a single Acidiferrobacterales bacterium genomic region:
- a CDS encoding TIGR00730 family Rossman fold protein: MQICVFLGSQSGQSERYQEDAQKMGRYLASRNIGLVYGGASIGLMGTLARSAMEAGGKVTGVIPRQLLQVEVPEDSISELIYVDTLAEREHIMFERSDAFIALPGGFGTLEELFTVLVWNMLKYHDKPVGMLNTSGYYEVLKQLLAHQQQQGFVSQQWVDSIIIEDEVESLVDTLVAMC; this comes from the coding sequence ATGCAAATTTGTGTGTTTCTTGGCTCACAGTCAGGACAATCCGAGCGATATCAGGAAGACGCCCAAAAAATGGGCCGTTATCTGGCATCCCGGAATATCGGACTCGTATATGGCGGTGCGTCCATCGGACTGATGGGAACACTCGCCCGCAGCGCGATGGAGGCCGGCGGTAAGGTTACAGGCGTGATCCCCAGACAGCTTCTGCAAGTCGAAGTTCCTGAGGATAGCATTTCAGAACTGATTTATGTCGATACACTTGCGGAAAGGGAACACATCATGTTTGAGCGGTCTGATGCCTTTATCGCCCTGCCGGGTGGCTTTGGAACGCTCGAGGAACTGTTTACCGTCCTGGTATGGAATATGCTGAAATACCATGACAAACCAGTTGGCATGTTGAACACGTCAGGATATTACGAGGTTCTCAAGCAGTTGCTGGCGCACCAGCAACAGCAAGGGTTCGTCTCGCAACAATGGGTTGACAGCATCATTATTGAAGACGAAGTCGAATCACTGGTAGACACTCTCGTTGCGATGTGCTGA
- the pgsA gene encoding CDP-diacylglycerol--glycerol-3-phosphate 3-phosphatidyltransferase, whose product MILTLPNILTFARIVAIPIFVGAYFLSSDGSNNVVVIVFVLAAVTDWLDGFLARILKKTSTFGAFLDPVADKLMVCTALVLLVSDHQLADELMFNVVFVVSILIIVGREVSVVALREWMAELGNRASVATSYLSKGKTMMQMIAIVLLLYGQPVGEFQTLIAGELLLYVAATLTIWTMTIYLRAAVPTLMSTDRDTGSESDLPD is encoded by the coding sequence ATGATTCTGACTTTGCCCAACATACTGACTTTTGCACGTATTGTTGCCATTCCCATTTTTGTTGGAGCTTATTTTTTGTCATCCGACGGCAGCAACAATGTAGTCGTCATCGTATTTGTTCTCGCCGCGGTGACTGACTGGCTGGATGGATTTCTGGCGAGAATACTGAAAAAAACATCCACCTTCGGCGCATTTCTAGATCCGGTAGCTGACAAGTTGATGGTTTGCACAGCATTGGTGTTACTGGTTTCGGACCATCAGCTCGCCGATGAATTGATGTTCAATGTCGTGTTTGTGGTTTCAATTCTGATAATCGTGGGGCGGGAAGTCTCCGTTGTTGCGTTGCGGGAGTGGATGGCGGAGTTGGGGAATCGTGCCAGTGTCGCGACTTCCTACCTCTCAAAAGGCAAGACCATGATGCAGATGATCGCAATTGTTCTGTTGCTGTATGGACAGCCGGTCGGGGAGTTCCAGACATTGATCGCCGGGGAATTACTGCTGTACGTCGCCGCTACATTGACGATCTGGACGATGACGATCTATCTTCGGGCAGCAGTACCGACGTTGATGTCGACAGATCGGGATACAGGCTCAGAGTCGGATTTGCCGGACTGA
- the uvrC gene encoding excinuclease ABC subunit UvrC → MKDQPVTTPGTGTNQFLKGVSTSCGVYVMRDKDGLPLYIGKAKNLRNRLRSYFRLTGLSYRIETVMQQMTEIETIVTKSETEALLLENNLIKSAKPRYNINLRDDKSYPYIRLDDSHEFPKLMFYRGNRKEPGRYFGPFSSAAAVRATLSQLQKVFPVRQCRDSFYLHRSRPCLQYQIQRCTAPCVGLVDRDSYMDDVEQVERFLMGKNRDLNNLLVSRMEHCAADRDFEQAAEYRDRIAAIQRLRESQTVEGGDSDVDVISAISAGGIICIQLVIFRSGRNIDYRNYFPKIKVEVDVGDVLSEFIPRYYLDRDVPPMILVNHRIDDKQLIEHTLLEQRGRQVEIRLPQRGRKVKLVKMAIANAEDALRRRLDDKHSLIRRYAALTEMLRLDAVPERMDCFDISHTFGEKAVASCVVFDQNGPLKSDYRSFNLHVPTAGDDYAALREALTRRYSKVRDGNGKMPDLVLIDGGKGQLGCAVDVMDELQISDIRLAAISKGKERKAGAEQVWTPESDGPVPINPTALLVLQQIRDEAHRFALLGHRSRRDKARKQSVLERIPGIGNKRRSNLLKHFGGLQGISRAGVEEIESVPGISSKLAHAIHYEIHGDQSSE, encoded by the coding sequence ATGAAAGATCAGCCAGTCACGACTCCCGGTACCGGCACCAATCAATTCCTCAAAGGTGTTTCCACATCGTGTGGTGTTTACGTCATGAGAGACAAGGATGGGTTGCCATTGTACATCGGCAAGGCAAAAAATCTCAGAAACCGTCTGCGCTCGTATTTCCGGTTGACTGGACTTTCCTACAGGATCGAGACGGTCATGCAACAGATGACCGAAATCGAGACGATCGTCACGAAATCCGAAACGGAAGCGCTGCTGTTGGAAAACAATCTGATCAAGTCAGCCAAACCCAGATACAACATCAACCTGCGCGATGACAAGAGTTATCCGTATATCCGTCTGGACGACTCCCATGAGTTTCCAAAACTGATGTTCTATCGAGGGAACAGAAAAGAGCCTGGAAGATATTTCGGACCATTCAGCAGTGCGGCAGCAGTGCGGGCGACGCTCTCTCAGTTGCAGAAGGTATTTCCGGTGCGGCAGTGTCGGGATTCATTCTATCTTCACCGTTCCAGGCCGTGTCTGCAATATCAGATACAAAGATGCACGGCACCGTGCGTTGGACTGGTGGACCGCGACAGCTATATGGATGATGTGGAACAAGTCGAGCGCTTTCTCATGGGAAAGAACCGGGATCTGAATAACTTGCTGGTCAGCCGGATGGAGCATTGCGCAGCTGACCGGGATTTTGAGCAAGCCGCAGAGTACAGGGATCGAATCGCCGCGATCCAACGTCTGAGAGAATCGCAGACAGTGGAAGGAGGGGATTCGGATGTCGATGTGATCTCGGCTATCAGTGCCGGCGGCATAATTTGTATCCAATTGGTCATTTTTCGCAGCGGACGCAACATCGACTATCGGAACTACTTCCCGAAAATCAAAGTTGAGGTCGATGTCGGGGATGTCCTGTCCGAGTTTATCCCCAGGTACTATCTGGATCGCGACGTTCCACCAATGATTCTTGTCAATCATCGCATCGACGACAAACAGCTGATCGAGCACACCTTGCTGGAGCAACGTGGCCGGCAGGTGGAAATTCGGCTGCCTCAGCGCGGGAGAAAGGTCAAGCTTGTGAAGATGGCGATCGCAAACGCTGAAGATGCATTGCGTCGACGATTGGATGACAAGCACTCGCTGATCCGAAGATATGCCGCGTTGACCGAGATGCTCCGTCTCGATGCAGTCCCGGAGCGTATGGACTGCTTTGACATCAGTCATACGTTCGGTGAAAAAGCGGTCGCCTCATGTGTGGTATTTGACCAAAACGGCCCCCTGAAATCTGATTACAGAAGCTTCAATCTTCATGTTCCGACAGCCGGCGATGATTACGCAGCGCTTCGAGAGGCGCTGACTCGACGGTACAGCAAGGTCAGGGACGGCAACGGCAAGATGCCGGACCTGGTATTGATCGACGGCGGAAAGGGGCAGTTGGGCTGTGCGGTCGATGTGATGGATGAGTTGCAGATTTCCGACATCAGATTGGCTGCGATCTCAAAAGGCAAAGAGCGTAAGGCTGGCGCGGAGCAGGTCTGGACACCGGAGTCAGACGGTCCTGTGCCCATCAACCCTACGGCATTGCTGGTTCTGCAACAGATTCGGGACGAAGCTCACAGGTTCGCATTGCTCGGTCACCGAAGTCGACGGGATAAGGCAAGAAAGCAGTCTGTCCTGGAACGTATACCGGGTATCGGCAACAAGCGCAGGTCGAATTTGCTCAAGCATTTCGGCGGATTGCAAGGGATCTCGCGGGCCGGGGTCGAAGAAATTGAAAGTGTGCCCGGAATATCGTCTAAACTTGCACATGCCATCCACTACGAAATTCACGGAGATCAATCTTCAGAATGA
- the efp gene encoding elongation factor P: protein MKLSAFEVKVGNLLSIDGSLWKILRKTHVKPGKGGAFVQLEMKDISQGTKRNERFRSDDKVEKAHVEFRKMQYLYQEADRYIFMDMNSYEQTELSAEELSDQVGYLIPDIEVQINLYNDSPIGVELPDNVALEVIETETVVKGQTAAGSSKPATVETGIRVNVPTFVNVGDRVKVNTESGEYIERAN from the coding sequence ATGAAATTATCCGCGTTCGAAGTCAAGGTAGGAAACTTGCTCTCCATTGACGGCTCGCTATGGAAAATTCTTCGTAAGACCCATGTCAAACCGGGCAAAGGCGGTGCATTCGTCCAGTTGGAAATGAAGGACATATCTCAGGGAACCAAGCGCAATGAGCGATTTCGTTCTGACGACAAGGTGGAAAAGGCGCATGTGGAGTTCAGGAAGATGCAGTATCTGTATCAGGAAGCGGATCGATATATCTTTATGGATATGAATTCGTACGAACAGACCGAACTCAGTGCTGAGGAACTGAGCGATCAGGTTGGTTATCTGATTCCTGACATCGAAGTTCAGATCAACCTGTACAACGACTCGCCGATCGGCGTTGAACTCCCCGACAATGTGGCCTTGGAAGTCATCGAAACTGAAACAGTCGTCAAAGGGCAAACTGCGGCCGGGTCATCCAAACCGGCAACGGTCGAGACTGGCATCCGGGTCAATGTACCGACATTTGTCAATGTCGGTGACCGTGTGAAAGTGAATACGGAATCGGGGGAATATATTGAACGCGCAAACTGA